The nucleotide window CGACAGAGCAAGTGATGGGGACAGGCGGCTGGATCAGCACAGGAGATGTAGGATACGTCGATGACGAAGGTAATTGGTATATTGTCGACCGTAAAAAGGTAATTCCTTGTAACCTTGCCGCCAGGTTTGGCAGGTAACATAGGACTCTCGCTCACTGTTACCACAAAATTTGATTAAGGTCAACGGAAGTCACGTATCTCCGGTCGAGATTGAGTCTGTCCTACTACAGCACCCGCACGTCTGTGATGTTGGGGTCATCGGAGTCGCAGTGTAAGCCGCCTGTGTCATGGTTTGGAGGATTGAATCTAACTTCCGCAGAAACGAGGACGAGGGTCCCCGGGCCTATATCCAGACGTACCCCAAGACCTCCGTGTCCGCCGAGGAGATCCATGAGCTCATCTCGGAGAAGCTACCTCCATACAAACGTCTGTCAGGCGGTCTCTCGTTCATTGAAAAGATTCCTCGGAACGCGGTATGCACTATTCCTTGCCATTGTATTGTTCTCCATGATCTGCAAATTCTGACCATACTGTTCGTGATAGTCCGGCAAGGTGTTGCGCAGTGAGCTTCGACAACTAGCCATTTCGGAGCTGGGAGACTATCTAGGAAACTACCACGGCACGTCCGCTTCCAGTTCCGAAGGGGGAGTGCACCTCTAGTCGTTGGTCAGGTCTTTCTGTCCTGCTAATTGTCTGCTTCTGCGGGGATTTTCACGGGTCTCACACTGCTTCCAGTATAATGTCGACATATCTCCTCTTCTGTGATAGGTGAGGCCCAACGTTGGGGGGGTTCTGTTTCAGTGGAAGTAATAGGTTAATGGTCGCGCCAGCCACTCGCTCTTTGTTTTTGTTATTTGTTCGtgtatatacatatatcCTTCACTAGCTTGGCGGGGTGAGCCCATTAGTCTCTCATGAAGGAAAAGTTCCTTGGAGTTGCTGTTCACATGGTTGTAGAGGTTCATTGGCTGCCTCACAGATCTTCCTCTCTAGGCATCTGTAGCTGGGCATGTAAGTGTATCCAAACTGTAATCTTCAACAGTGCCCGGTATCTTTGATATaccttattttttttttcttcagtATGGCAGGAGAAGTATGGAATGCAAGACAAGTGAGCAAAAGACGCGACTGGGGAGATGGATCGAGCAGACATGCGGGGATGGAAAGGAAAGTgaggagaaaaagggggGCGGGGAAACACGGCAGAACCCCCGCGCGGGTCACGTGCCGAACCGCGGAAGGTCTCCTACTAAGTAACATATTTATGGTTATTACTTTAGATTGGTGTTGATGGGTCGGCCATGAGATGATTATTAAATGCTATTTACTACTGCTATGGGATAAAAACCTTTTGCATCCCAACTAATGGTGCTTGGCTAAGATACATGCCTAGTAATACTGTCAATACAAATCCTACTTCCCGTACAAGCACTACTAACTgcattgaatatatatatgtttgaGGTTACTccttcactactactaccggtATTACTGGAACGGTCTGGCCAACTGGACGTCGATAGCATCGATTGTCGAGCACTTACAACCGTACCTAGTATCTCTAGTAGCAAGTATAATGTTGCTGTTCGCAATCTACGCAGCGTAATGTTTTACTtcacaaagaaaaaatacAGAAAGACTGGCGTGTGACGGTTGTTGCaacctgaggcagaagcaATCCATTTCGGGATTAGCGCAGAGGCGGGCCCTTGACTCCCCCACAACAAGTTTCCGGCTGCAATCGCGCAACAATCAATTAGTTGTCACGGACTCCGTAAGGAGGAGTGAATGAATCTCTTGCCTCCGGGAATCAAATGTTGTGCCACCCTCCACAGTTTTAAGCttatcttctcttcattATCAGATTATCACCCACATCGACGACCATGCACCTTCTAAGCTTCTCCCGCATGCAAACAGTTACCGTCAACCCAAATCCAACAACATGATGCCATGAGTGACAGGCTGCGACCGCACTCCCAAACGGCCACTCCGATCCTCGCGTGCGACCCTCGCCCGGTTTGCCCATGCCAATTCGACTGCCAGGTCTTCCACAGAGCACAATGATACTATATCAATCCGCAGGATGGAACCGGCTCGCCCGGTCGGGAGTTGGAAACCGGATCGAGAACCCCGGATGCTACGGAAAGCCTTAACTCTGACAGGCAGCTTCAACCACGGTCGGGGATGATGTCATGTCGACTGAACCTGGGATCGGGAGGGGTAGCCACGAGTTATAGATATACTGCTGGGATGTGCAGGCGTGGTAGAGGTGTGTTCACCTTTAAATCGGCCCACGAGACATTCCCATCCAGTATGGTCTACAATATCACCGAGAAAGAAACGCAGCCTACTATTTGGAGCCACATCAATGGCTCCGAGGGCGATATCCTCGATCGCTATTGCGTTTCCGAGCTCTGCAAGGGTTGGCCAGTATATCGCGACGCCTCCGAATGGAACCACTACCGCCATCTCTTTGTCGACAAGGGCGCTTTTGTCTTCACTAGTAGGTCGCGTCTCTCCTTTCGGGGCAGCCAGTCCAGCTAACATGCCGTGTGTTTTTCCAGCCTGGAGTGGCGGACTCCCCATAGACGATTTCATCCAGACATCCATCAAGGGACGCGCCAACGGAGACCACATCATGCATCGCGAAAACGGCACGCTCGTTGACCTGAACCCGACTACCGGTCGCGCCATCGGTAAAATGAAGGCCACCATCACTCAACGCTTCAACTGGGACGGAGTCGAGTTTGACGTCGAGTGTGATTGCCGCTTCATAAACTTCTGTCTGAAACAAGGCGGAGATTGGAAAGTAGTATACATAAAATTGTTCTACGAGAAGGATCGCGTCACACCTGCAGATGGTCAGACGGTGCCGAAATTTGACCgggcggagttggagaaATACCCCAAGGGATACCAGTATCTGGCGGTGGCGCAGGCCAAGCTGGGCCACCCTATCTTGAACGATTTGCCGACGATGAACAACAAGGCGTTTTACAAGTTGTATGAGGCAATGGATGCGTGGATGGAGGCCCGACCGGTCGGAGATCTACTGGAGATTCCCAAGGAAGCGTCGCCACGGTATTGAAAGTGAACCACCTAGTGGATTAATGATTTTTCTCAAACTTTATTGATTCGATGTTTGGCGGATCAGTTTGTGGCTAAGTTaccatcccaatcccaattctCATCGCAGATAGCATATCATCCCTCATCGCACATATTACCAACCAAACTGAATATTTCCTAAACCTGCATATCACGTCCAAATACGGAATGGAATCGAAGAATTGTAGCATCCCCCATCCAACCAGTCCCCAGTCACCTTACGCACCGGGGTACCCTCGCCAAACTCCAGAATCTGCCCACCCCCAGGAGCATCCGCATCAAAGGCCGGCCATCCGACCGTGACATTAACCGTGGAAGAATCCTTCAAGAAAGCCAGAATATGATCCTGCATAGTCTCAGAAGTCTTCACCTCCAGCCCCGGGACCTCTCCGACGTCTTCGCGATAAGTTCCGAAGATCATCAACAAATCCGACCAGTGGAACGCTCCCAGCCAGTCGACGGGACTAATATTGGTGAAGTTGCCGGCCCAGAAGTACCGGTACGTCTCGAGCCCGAGCGACTTGCGCAGAGCCGAGTCCTGGGCAGCTCTGCAATCCCATTCCCCTTCGCTGATCATCACGCTTGTGGTATTCGCCGATGCGTCCTCGCGGGCTGCGTCGGAGCGGATGGCTGGGCCTCGGGCGACCTTGCCTTCGAGGTATCGCTTTGATtcgttggagaagatgtacTTCTCGTCGGCTGGAGGTATCGTTAGTACGGAAAGGATGGAGGTGAACGGCATTTCATACGGATGTAATTGCTGAATGCAATCGAGGGTGACCCCGAGTACCGATTAATGTACTCCTCAATCTGCACCCAGGAGACCTGGCGCATGCACTCCAGCTCGGCTTCCGCATCATCGCCGTAGTTGCAGCCTAGGGCCTTGGCGACAATGTCAAAGTCCTGATAGACGTCATCGGTGGTGCTCAGGTCAATGGTGACTGATGGTGGCTGTGAGATGATTCCGAATTTGACTGCTAGTGGGTCATCGGGGAAGGCGAGGGTGTAGAGGTGTGTCAGGGCGGCTCCTTGGGATTGACCCCAGAGCTGCAGATAATAGTCAGTCGCATTGCACAGAGCTAGTTCAGCGTGGTGGAGGACGACCGACCATGATATTGTCGCGATCTCCACCAAAAGCCTCAATGTTCTCATGCACCcattccgccgccgccctCACGTCCAGCAGCGTGAGCGACGTGTCGTTCAGGGCCCGGGACTTGGGATCTACAGACATAGATGTTAGTGGATGCAATAGCATAACCGGCGGGAGACTTACTTCCAAAGATGTTGGCACGGTAATTGATAGTCACGACAATGTGTTCCTGCGAGCGAGACACCCACGGCGAGGGCAGCTGAGAGGGGATTTCAATTCCTCCAGTgatacctcctccaccagtcACGAACAATGCCACAGGCAACTTCGAGGTGCGATTGGCATAGGATGGGGTCCAGACTGCCAATGACAGACAGTCTTCCGACGTCGACCAAGCCACTGCCCCTTGGTTCAGGTTTTCTCCCAAGTTGA belongs to Aspergillus luchuensis IFO 4308 DNA, chromosome 3, nearly complete sequence and includes:
- a CDS encoding uncharacterized protein (COG:S;~EggNog:ENOG410PP0S;~InterPro:IPR037401,IPR032710;~PFAM:PF13577), with the translated sequence MVYNITEKETQPTIWSHINGSEGDILDRYCVSELCKGWPVYRDASEWNHYRHLFVDKGAFVFTTWSGGLPIDDFIQTSIKGRANGDHIMHRENGTLVDLNPTTGRAIGKMKATITQRFNWDGVEFDVECDCRFINFCLKQGGDWKVVYIKLFYEKDRVTPADGQTVPKFDRAELEKYPKGYQYLAVAQAKLGHPILNDLPTMNNKAFYKLYEAMDAWMEARPVGDLLEIPKEASPRY
- a CDS encoding uncharacterized protein (COG:I;~EggNog:ENOG410PMHS;~InterPro:IPR002018,IPR029058;~MEROPS:MER0033188;~PFAM:PF00135,PF07859;~SECRETED:SignalP(1-19)); this translates as MKLSWNIGALLGSAAIASAEVYPPYYANLTWQPPRTLSNWSNLTVETQTGTFIGMLNDTYPNVRQFLRIPYAKPPVGDLRWMPPQKPEKSRRRYDSTRYGPACPQYVTGESTMWNKYSPPNLLVNLGENLNQGAVAWSTSEDCLSLAVWTPSYANRTSKLPVALFVTGGGGITGGIEIPSQLPSPWVSRSQEHIVVTINYRANIFGNPKSRALNDTSLTLLDVRAAAEWVHENIEAFGGDRDNIMLWGQSQGAALTHLYTLAFPDDPLAVKFGIISQPPSVTIDLSTTDDVYQDFDIVAKALGCNYGDDAEAELECMRQVSWVQIEEYINRYSGSPSIAFSNYIPDEKYIFSNESKRYLEGKVARGPAIRSDAAREDASANTTSVMISEGEWDCRAAQDSALRKSLGLETYRYFWAGNFTNISPVDWLGAFHWSDLLMIFGTYREDVGEVPGLEVKTSETMQDHILAFLKDSSTVNVTVGWPAFDADAPGGGQILEFGEGTPVRKVTGDWLDGGCYNSSIPFRIWT
- a CDS encoding uncharacterized protein (COG:I;~EggNog:ENOG410PVRU), whose product is MVWRIESNFRRNEDEGPRAYIQTYPKTSVSAEEIHELISEKLPPYKRLSGGLSFIEKIPRNAVCTIPCHCIVLHDLQILTILFVIVRQGVAQ